A stretch of the Actinotalea sp. JY-7876 genome encodes the following:
- a CDS encoding DNA-directed RNA polymerase subunit beta': MLDVNVFDELRIGLATAEDIRTWSHGEVKKPETINYRTLKPEKDGLFCEKIFGPTRDWECYCGKYKRVRFKGIICERCGVEVTRSKVRRERMGHIELAAPVTHIWFFKGVPSRLGYLLDLAPKDLEKVIYFAAYMITEVDDEGRQEDLPNLQNEIDLEKKEITTRRDVDIDKRARKLEADLAELEAEGAKADARRKVRDSAEREMAQIRKRADAELDRLEAVWDRFKNLKVADLEGDELLYRQLTDRYGNYFKGAMGAAAIQKRLQDFDLEAEAMSLRDTIKNGKGQRKTRALKRLKVVNAFLTTSNTPQGMVLDAVPVIPPDLRPMVQLDGGRFATSDLNDLYRRVINRNNRLKRLLDLGAPEIIVNNEKRMLQEAVDALFDNGRRGRPVTGPGNRPLKSISDMLKGKQGRFRQNLLGKRVDYSGRSVIVVGPQLKLHQCGLPKQMALELFKPFVMKRLVDLNHAQNIKSAKRMVERARPQVWDVLEEVITEHPVLLNRAPTLHRLGIQAFEPQLVEGKAIHLHPLVCGAFNADFDGDQMAVHLPLSTEAQAEARILMLSSNNILKPSDGRPVTMPSQDMIIGLFHLTSDKDDAPGAGRQFSSVAEAIMAFDQGSLDLNAVVTIRMNDLVPGEGDFGLPEGWAPGDTALVPTTLGRALFNELLPVDYPYINGVVDKKRLSAIVNDLAERYPKVEVAASLDALKEAGFHWATRSGVTIAISDVATPGEKAAILAEHEARATKIQGQYERGLITDDERRQELIEIWTQATDEVAKAMQKNFPARNTVNRMVGSGARGNWMQVRQIAGMRGLVANPKGEIIPRPIKSNYREGLSVLEYFIATHGARKGLADTALRTADSGYLTRRLVDVSQDVIVREEDCGTERGLTLPVAEAMPDGTLRRHDKVETSIYARSVATDVVAPNGTVIARAGDDAGDLVIDAALAAGVTEVKVRSVLTCESRVGTCAKCYGRSLATGKLVDIGEAVGIIAAQSIGEPGTQLTMRTFHTGGVASAEDITQGLPRVQELFEARTPKGEAQIAEFSGRVTIDESDRVRRIVLTPDDGSEEIAYPITKRSRLLVQDGDHVEVGAQLAQGAVDPKKVLRILGPRATQKHLVDEVQEVYRSQGVDIHDKHIEVIVRQMLRRVTVLDSGDTGLLPGELAERGRFEDANRRAVAEGNQPASGRPELMGITKASLATDSWLSAASFQETTRVLTEASMSGRSDPLLGLKENVIIGKLIPAGTGLPRYRNVAVEPTEEAKAELYPSFGYDEIDFPPLGMGSGEAIPLEDIDFGDLR; encoded by the coding sequence TTGCTCGACGTCAACGTCTTCGACGAGCTGCGCATCGGCCTGGCGACCGCGGAGGACATCCGCACCTGGTCCCACGGCGAGGTCAAGAAGCCCGAGACCATCAACTACCGGACCCTCAAGCCCGAGAAGGACGGTCTCTTCTGCGAGAAGATCTTCGGTCCCACGCGGGACTGGGAGTGCTACTGCGGCAAGTACAAGCGCGTGCGCTTCAAGGGCATCATCTGCGAGCGCTGCGGCGTCGAGGTCACGCGGTCCAAGGTGCGTCGTGAGCGCATGGGGCACATCGAGCTGGCCGCCCCGGTCACGCACATCTGGTTCTTCAAGGGCGTGCCGTCGCGCCTCGGGTACCTGCTCGACCTCGCCCCGAAGGACCTCGAGAAGGTCATCTACTTCGCGGCCTACATGATCACCGAGGTCGACGACGAGGGCCGGCAGGAGGACCTCCCCAACCTCCAGAACGAGATCGACCTGGAGAAGAAGGAGATCACCACCCGCCGCGACGTCGACATCGACAAGCGTGCACGCAAGCTCGAGGCCGACCTGGCCGAGCTCGAGGCCGAGGGCGCCAAGGCCGACGCGCGCCGCAAGGTCCGTGACTCCGCCGAGCGCGAGATGGCGCAGATCCGCAAGCGTGCCGACGCGGAGCTCGACCGCCTCGAGGCCGTGTGGGACCGCTTCAAGAACCTCAAGGTCGCGGACCTCGAGGGCGACGAGCTGCTCTACCGCCAGCTGACGGACCGGTACGGCAACTACTTCAAGGGTGCGATGGGCGCTGCGGCGATCCAGAAGCGCCTGCAGGACTTCGACCTCGAGGCCGAGGCCATGTCGCTGCGCGACACCATCAAGAACGGCAAGGGCCAGCGCAAGACGCGCGCGCTCAAGCGGCTCAAGGTGGTCAACGCGTTCCTGACGACCAGCAACACGCCCCAGGGCATGGTGCTGGACGCCGTCCCGGTCATCCCGCCGGACCTGCGCCCGATGGTGCAGCTCGACGGTGGCCGGTTCGCGACGTCGGACCTCAACGACCTGTACCGGCGCGTGATCAACCGGAACAACCGCCTCAAGCGGCTGCTCGACCTCGGCGCGCCCGAGATCATCGTCAACAACGAGAAGCGGATGCTCCAGGAGGCCGTCGACGCGCTGTTCGACAACGGCCGCCGCGGACGCCCCGTCACGGGCCCGGGCAACCGGCCGCTCAAGTCCATCTCGGACATGCTCAAGGGCAAGCAGGGGCGCTTCCGCCAGAACCTGCTCGGCAAGCGCGTCGACTACTCGGGCCGTTCGGTCATCGTCGTCGGCCCGCAGCTCAAGCTGCACCAGTGCGGCCTGCCGAAGCAGATGGCGCTCGAGCTCTTCAAGCCGTTCGTCATGAAGCGGCTCGTCGACCTCAACCACGCGCAGAACATCAAGTCCGCGAAGCGCATGGTCGAGCGCGCCCGGCCCCAGGTCTGGGACGTGCTCGAGGAGGTCATCACCGAGCACCCGGTGCTGCTGAACCGTGCACCCACGCTGCACCGCCTGGGCATCCAGGCGTTCGAGCCCCAGCTCGTCGAGGGCAAGGCGATCCACCTGCACCCGCTCGTCTGCGGCGCGTTCAACGCCGACTTCGACGGTGACCAGATGGCCGTCCACCTGCCCCTGAGCACCGAGGCGCAGGCCGAGGCCCGCATCCTCATGCTCTCGAGCAACAACATCCTCAAGCCGTCGGACGGCCGTCCGGTGACCATGCCCTCGCAGGACATGATCATCGGCCTGTTCCACCTGACGTCGGACAAGGACGACGCGCCCGGCGCCGGCCGGCAGTTCAGCTCCGTGGCCGAGGCGATCATGGCCTTCGACCAGGGCAGCCTGGACCTCAACGCGGTCGTGACGATCCGGATGAACGACCTGGTCCCCGGCGAGGGCGACTTCGGCCTGCCCGAGGGCTGGGCCCCCGGTGACACGGCGCTCGTCCCGACGACCCTCGGGCGCGCGCTGTTCAACGAGCTGCTCCCGGTCGACTACCCGTACATCAACGGCGTCGTCGACAAGAAGCGCCTGTCCGCCATCGTCAACGACCTGGCCGAGCGGTACCCCAAGGTCGAGGTCGCGGCGAGCCTGGACGCGCTCAAGGAGGCCGGCTTCCACTGGGCCACCCGGTCCGGCGTCACGATCGCCATCTCCGACGTCGCGACGCCGGGGGAGAAGGCGGCGATCCTCGCCGAGCACGAGGCGCGGGCCACCAAGATCCAGGGCCAGTACGAGCGTGGTCTGATCACGGACGACGAGCGCCGCCAGGAGCTCATCGAGATCTGGACGCAGGCGACCGACGAGGTCGCCAAGGCGATGCAGAAGAACTTCCCCGCCCGCAACACGGTCAACCGCATGGTCGGCTCGGGTGCGCGTGGTAACTGGATGCAGGTCCGCCAGATCGCCGGTATGCGCGGCCTCGTGGCGAACCCCAAGGGCGAGATCATCCCGCGCCCGATCAAGTCCAACTACCGCGAGGGCCTGTCGGTCCTGGAGTACTTCATCGCGACGCACGGCGCCCGCAAGGGTCTGGCGGACACCGCGCTGCGAACCGCCGACTCGGGCTACCTCACGCGTCGTCTGGTGGACGTGTCCCAGGACGTCATCGTCCGCGAGGAGGACTGCGGCACCGAGCGGGGCCTGACCCTGCCCGTGGCCGAGGCCATGCCCGACGGCACGCTGCGCCGCCACGACAAGGTCGAGACGAGCATCTACGCGCGGAGCGTGGCGACGGACGTCGTCGCGCCCAACGGGACCGTCATCGCCCGTGCTGGTGACGACGCCGGTGACCTGGTCATCGACGCGGCCCTCGCGGCCGGCGTCACGGAGGTCAAGGTTCGCTCGGTCCTGACCTGCGAGTCGCGCGTCGGCACGTGCGCCAAGTGCTACGGCCGGTCGCTCGCGACCGGCAAGCTCGTGGACATCGGTGAGGCGGTCGGCATCATCGCCGCGCAGTCCATCGGTGAGCCCGGCACGCAGCTCACCATGCGTACCTTCCACACCGGTGGTGTGGCGTCCGCCGAGGACATCACGCAGGGTCTGCCGCGTGTCCAGGAGCTCTTCGAGGCCCGCACCCCCAAGGGTGAGGCGCAGATCGCGGAGTTCTCGGGCCGGGTCACGATCGACGAGTCGGACCGGGTGCGGCGCATCGTCCTCACGCCCGACGACGGCTCCGAGGAGATCGCCTACCCGATCACGAAGCGCTCGCGCCTGCTCGTGCAGGACGGCGACCACGTCGAGGTCGGCGCGCAGCTCGCCCAGGGTGCGGTGGACCCGAAGAAGGTCCTGCGCATCCTCGGCCCGCGTGCCACGCAGAAGCACCTCGTCGACGAGGTCCAGGAGGTCTACCGCTCGCAGGGCGTGGACATCCACGACAAGCACATCGAGGTCATCGTCCGGCAGATGCTGCGTCGCGTGACGGTGCTCGACTCCGGCGACACCGGCCTGCTCCCGGGCGAGCTGGCCGAGCGTGGCCGCTTCGAGGACGCCAACCGCCGCGCGGTCGCCGAGGGCAACCAGCCCGCGTCGGGCCGCCCGGAGCTCATGGGCATCACGAAGGCGTCGCTCGCGACGGACTCGTGGCTGTCGGCGGCGTCCTTCCAGGAGACGACGCGCGTGCTCACCGAGGCGTCGATGAGCGGTCGGTCCGACCCGCTCCTCGGCCTCAAGGAGAACGTCATCATCGGAAAGCTCATCCCGGCGGGTACCGGTCTTCCCCGGTACCGGAACGTCGCGGTCGAGCCGACCGAGGAGGCCAAGGCCGAGCTCTACCCGAGCTTCGGCTACGACGAGATCGACTTCCCGCCGCTCGGCATGGGCTCCGGAGAGGCGATCCCGCTCGAGGACATCGACTTCGGCGACCTGCGCTGA
- the rpoB gene encoding DNA-directed RNA polymerase subunit beta, with the protein MAASRTPSAPNADAIANRTASRRISFAKIHEPLEVPDLLGLQTENFDWLLGNAAWQERVAAAVEAGRQDVPETSGLEEIFEEISPIEDFGGSMSLSFRDHRFEPPKYTAEECKEKDFTYAAPLFVTAEFVNYTTGEIKSQTVFMGEFPLMTERGTFIINGTERVVVSQLVRSPGVYFERTADKTSDKDIFTAKIIPSRGAWLEFEIDKRDAVGVRVDRKRKQSVTVLLKALGLTESQIREEFAQFPAVLETLEKDHVNTEEEALLDIYRKIRPGEPPTIEAGRALLENFYFNPKRYDLAKVGRYKVNKKLGIDAPLTDSVLSVSDIVATVKYMAALHAEITTLPGTRAGEAIDLPVETDDIDHFGNRRIRAVGELIQNQVRTGLSRMERVVRERMTTQDVEAITPQTLINIRPVVASIKEFFGTSQLSQFMDQNNPLAGLTHKRRLSALGPGGLSRDRAGMEVRDVHPSHYGRMCPIETPEGPNIGLIGSLATYGRINAFGFVETPYRKVTNGRVTDEVHYLTADDEDRYVIAQANAALKENGQFAEEMVLVRTKGGEAIDVPGTDVDYMDVSPRQMVSVATAMIPFLEHDDANRALMGANMQRQAVPLVRSEAPLVGTGMERRAAVDAGDVIVATKPGVVTEVSADLVTVSNDDATTSTYRIAKFRRSNQGTSYNQRVLANEGDRVEVGSVLADGPATDEGELALGRNLLVAFMSWEGHNYEDAIILSQRLVQDDVLSSIHIEEHEVDARDTKLGPEEITRDIPNVSEEVLADLDERGIIRIGAEVAAGDILVGKVTPKGETELTPEERLLRAIFGEKAREVRDTSLKVPHGESGTVIEVRTFNREDGDELPAGVNELVRVYIAARRKITDGDKLAGRHGNKGVISKILPVEDMPFLADGTPVDVVLNPLGVPGRMNVGQVLETHLGWIAKQGWDISAADASAEWVKDVPPAAVRNEPGNPVATPVFDGVPENVLTGLLDVTTPNRDGDRMVDSTGKARLFDGRSGEPFPDPVSVGYMYILKLHHLVDDKIHARSTGPYSMITQQPLGGKAQFGGQRFGEMEVWALEAYGAAYTLQELLTIKSDDVPGRVKVYEAIVKGENIPDSGIPESFKVLLKEMQSLCLNVEVLSSDGVSIDMKENDDEVYRAAEELGIDLSRRPNASSIEEI; encoded by the coding sequence TTGGCTGCCTCGCGCACCCCTTCTGCTCCAAACGCCGACGCTATCGCGAACCGCACTGCATCTCGCCGCATCTCCTTCGCCAAGATCCACGAGCCCCTCGAGGTCCCCGACCTGCTGGGCCTGCAGACCGAGAACTTCGACTGGCTGCTCGGCAACGCCGCATGGCAGGAGCGTGTCGCCGCCGCCGTCGAGGCCGGGCGGCAGGACGTGCCGGAGACGTCGGGCCTGGAGGAGATCTTCGAGGAGATCTCCCCGATCGAGGACTTCGGCGGCAGCATGTCGCTGTCCTTCCGGGACCACCGCTTCGAGCCGCCGAAGTACACGGCCGAGGAGTGCAAGGAGAAGGACTTCACCTACGCGGCGCCGCTGTTCGTCACCGCGGAGTTCGTGAACTACACGACCGGTGAGATCAAGAGCCAGACGGTCTTCATGGGCGAGTTCCCGCTGATGACCGAGCGCGGCACCTTCATCATCAACGGCACCGAGCGCGTCGTCGTCTCGCAGCTCGTCCGTTCGCCGGGCGTGTACTTCGAGCGCACCGCGGACAAGACGTCCGACAAGGACATCTTCACGGCGAAGATCATCCCGTCGCGCGGCGCCTGGCTCGAGTTCGAGATCGACAAGCGCGACGCCGTCGGCGTGCGCGTCGACCGCAAGCGCAAGCAGTCGGTCACGGTCCTGCTCAAGGCCCTCGGCCTGACCGAGTCGCAGATCCGCGAGGAGTTCGCGCAGTTCCCGGCCGTCCTCGAGACGCTCGAGAAGGACCACGTGAACACCGAGGAGGAGGCCCTCCTCGACATCTACCGCAAGATCCGCCCGGGCGAGCCGCCGACGATCGAGGCCGGCCGCGCGCTGCTCGAGAACTTCTACTTCAACCCGAAGCGCTACGACCTCGCCAAGGTCGGCCGCTACAAGGTCAACAAGAAGCTCGGCATCGACGCGCCCCTGACGGACTCGGTCCTGTCGGTCTCCGACATCGTCGCGACCGTCAAGTACATGGCCGCCCTCCACGCCGAGATCACCACCCTGCCGGGCACGCGTGCCGGCGAGGCGATCGACCTCCCCGTCGAGACGGACGACATCGACCACTTCGGCAACCGTCGCATCCGTGCGGTGGGCGAGCTCATCCAGAACCAGGTCCGCACCGGCCTGTCCCGGATGGAGCGCGTCGTGCGCGAGCGCATGACGACGCAGGACGTCGAGGCGATCACGCCGCAGACCCTGATCAACATCCGCCCCGTGGTGGCGTCGATCAAGGAGTTCTTCGGCACGTCGCAGCTGTCGCAGTTCATGGACCAGAACAACCCGCTGGCCGGACTGACGCACAAGCGTCGCCTGTCCGCGCTCGGCCCGGGCGGTCTGTCCCGTGACCGCGCCGGCATGGAGGTCCGTGACGTCCACCCGTCCCACTACGGGCGCATGTGCCCGATCGAGACCCCTGAGGGCCCGAACATCGGCCTGATCGGCTCGCTCGCGACCTACGGCCGGATCAACGCCTTCGGGTTCGTCGAGACGCCGTACCGCAAGGTCACCAACGGTCGCGTCACGGACGAGGTGCACTACCTCACCGCGGACGACGAGGACCGCTACGTCATCGCCCAGGCGAACGCCGCGCTCAAGGAGAACGGCCAGTTCGCCGAGGAGATGGTGCTCGTGCGCACCAAGGGCGGCGAGGCCATCGACGTCCCGGGCACCGACGTGGACTACATGGACGTCTCGCCGCGCCAGATGGTGTCGGTCGCGACCGCGATGATCCCGTTCCTCGAGCACGACGACGCGAACCGCGCGCTCATGGGCGCCAACATGCAGCGGCAGGCCGTGCCGCTGGTGCGGTCCGAGGCGCCGCTCGTCGGCACGGGCATGGAGCGGCGCGCCGCGGTCGACGCGGGCGACGTCATCGTCGCCACGAAGCCCGGTGTCGTCACCGAGGTCTCGGCGGACCTCGTGACCGTGAGCAACGACGACGCGACCACGTCGACGTACCGCATCGCGAAGTTCCGTCGCTCCAACCAGGGCACGTCCTACAACCAGCGCGTGCTGGCGAACGAGGGCGACCGCGTCGAGGTCGGCTCCGTGCTGGCCGACGGACCGGCCACGGACGAGGGCGAGCTCGCGCTCGGCCGCAACCTCCTGGTCGCGTTCATGTCGTGGGAGGGCCACAACTACGAGGACGCGATCATCCTGTCGCAGCGCCTCGTGCAGGACGACGTCCTGTCCTCGATCCACATCGAGGAGCACGAGGTCGACGCGCGCGACACGAAGCTCGGCCCGGAGGAGATCACGCGGGACATCCCGAACGTCTCCGAGGAGGTCCTCGCGGACCTCGACGAGCGCGGGATCATCCGCATCGGTGCCGAGGTCGCGGCCGGCGACATCCTGGTCGGCAAGGTCACGCCCAAGGGCGAGACCGAGCTCACCCCGGAGGAGCGCCTGCTGCGCGCCATCTTCGGCGAGAAGGCCCGCGAGGTGCGCGACACGTCCCTCAAGGTGCCCCACGGCGAGTCCGGCACGGTCATCGAGGTCCGCACGTTCAACCGTGAGGACGGCGACGAGCTGCCCGCCGGCGTGAACGAGCTGGTCCGCGTCTACATCGCCGCGCGCCGCAAGATCACGGACGGCGACAAGCTCGCCGGCCGCCACGGCAACAAGGGCGTCATCTCCAAGATCCTGCCGGTCGAGGACATGCCGTTCCTCGCCGACGGGACGCCGGTCGACGTCGTCCTCAACCCGCTCGGCGTGCCCGGCCGCATGAACGTCGGTCAGGTGCTCGAGACCCACCTCGGGTGGATCGCCAAGCAGGGCTGGGACATCTCGGCCGCGGACGCCTCGGCCGAGTGGGTCAAGGACGTGCCGCCGGCCGCCGTGCGCAACGAGCCGGGCAACCCGGTCGCGACGCCCGTGTTCGACGGTGTGCCGGAGAACGTGCTGACGGGCCTGCTCGACGTCACCACGCCGAACCGCGACGGCGACCGCATGGTCGACTCGACGGGCAAGGCGCGGCTGTTCGACGGCCGCTCCGGCGAGCCGTTCCCGGACCCGGTCTCGGTCGGCTACATGTACATCCTCAAGCTGCACCACCTGGTCGACGACAAGATCCACGCGCGCTCGACCGGCCCGTACTCGATGATCACCCAGCAGCCGCTCGGTGGTAAGGCGCAGTTCGGCGGTCAGCGGTTCGGCGAGATGGAGGTGTGGGCCCTGGAGGCGTACGGCGCCGCCTACACGCTGCAGGAGCTCCTGACCATCAAGTCGGACGACGTCCCCGGACGCGTCAAGGTGTACGAGGCCATCGTCAAGGGCGAGAACATCCCCGACTCGGGCATCCCGGAGTCGTTCAAGGTCCTCCTCAAGGAGATGCAGTCGCTCTGCCTGAACGTGGAGGTGCTGTCCTCGGACGGCGTCTCCATCGACATGAAGGAGAACGACGACGAGGTCTACCGGGCCGCGGAGGAGCTGGGCATCGACCTGTCCCGCCGCCCCAACGCCTCGAGCATCGAAGAGATCTGA
- the rplL gene encoding 50S ribosomal protein L7/L12: MAKLTTDELLDAFKELTLIELSEFVKAFEETFEVTAAAPVAVAGPAAGAAAAAEEVEEQTEFDVVLEAAGDKKIQVIKEVRALTSLGLKEAKDLVDGAPKAVLEGVNKEAADKAKAALEGAGATVTVK; the protein is encoded by the coding sequence ATGGCGAAGCTCACCACCGACGAGCTCCTCGACGCGTTCAAGGAGCTCACGCTCATCGAGCTCTCCGAGTTCGTGAAGGCCTTCGAGGAGACCTTCGAGGTCACCGCTGCCGCTCCCGTCGCCGTGGCCGGTCCGGCCGCCGGCGCGGCCGCCGCCGCCGAGGAGGTCGAGGAGCAGACGGAGTTCGACGTCGTGCTCGAGGCCGCCGGCGACAAGAAGATCCAGGTCATCAAGGAGGTGCGCGCGCTCACGAGCCTCGGCCTCAAGGAGGCCAAGGACCTCGTGGACGGTGCCCCCAAGGCCGTCCTGGAGGGCGTCAACAAGGAGGCCGCCGACAAGGCGAAGGCCGCCCTCGAGGGTGCCGGCGCGACGGTCACCGTCAAGTGA
- the rplJ gene encoding 50S ribosomal protein L10, which produces MARPDKAAAVAELSDQFRDSSAVVLTEYRGLTVAQLKQLRRALSGNATYAVVKNTLSAIAAKQAGVEIADDQLAGPSAVAFVTGDPVEAAKGLRDFAKANPQLVIKGGVLDGRALTAADITKLADLESREVLLAKAAGAFKAKLYQAAYMFTAPTAQAVRTIDALREKRATEEQAA; this is translated from the coding sequence ATGGCGAGGCCGGACAAGGCAGCCGCGGTAGCCGAGCTCTCGGACCAGTTCCGTGACTCGAGCGCCGTCGTGCTGACCGAGTACCGCGGGCTCACCGTCGCGCAGCTCAAGCAGCTGCGTCGCGCGCTCAGCGGCAACGCAACCTACGCCGTGGTGAAGAACACGCTGTCCGCCATCGCGGCCAAGCAGGCTGGCGTCGAGATCGCCGACGACCAGCTCGCGGGCCCCTCGGCCGTCGCCTTCGTGACCGGTGACCCGGTCGAGGCGGCCAAGGGCCTGCGTGACTTCGCCAAGGCCAACCCGCAGCTCGTCATCAAGGGCGGTGTCCTCGACGGACGCGCCCTGACCGCTGCGGACATCACCAAGCTCGCGGACCTCGAGTCCCGCGAGGTCCTGCTCGCCAAGGCAGCCGGCGCCTTCAAGGCCAAGCTGTACCAGGCGGCATACATGTTCACGGCGCCCACGGCCCAGGCCGTGCGCACCATCGATGCCCTGCGCGAGAAGCGGGCGACCGAGGAGCAGGCGGCCTGA
- the rplA gene encoding 50S ribosomal protein L1, with protein MAKHSKAYRAAAATIDRERLYAPLEAIRLAQQTSPTKYDATVEVAFRLGVDPRKADQMVRGTVNLPHGTGKTARVIVFATGERAEQARAAGADEVGGDELIEKVAAGYTDFDSAVATPDLMGKVGRLGKVLGPRGLMPNPKTGTVTMDVAKAVSEIKGGKIEFRVDKHANLHFIIGKASFSDVALVENYAAALDEVLRLKPASSKGRYITKAFVTTTMGPSIPLDQNKTRNLTVEDTDEA; from the coding sequence ATGGCCAAGCACAGCAAGGCGTACCGCGCCGCCGCCGCGACAATCGACCGCGAGCGGCTCTACGCGCCGCTCGAGGCGATCCGTCTCGCGCAGCAGACGTCGCCCACCAAGTACGACGCGACGGTCGAGGTGGCGTTCCGCCTCGGCGTCGACCCGCGCAAGGCGGACCAGATGGTCCGTGGCACGGTGAACCTGCCGCACGGCACCGGCAAGACGGCCCGCGTGATCGTCTTCGCCACGGGTGAGCGTGCCGAGCAGGCCCGCGCGGCGGGTGCCGACGAGGTCGGCGGCGACGAGCTCATCGAGAAGGTCGCGGCCGGGTACACCGACTTCGACTCCGCCGTCGCCACGCCCGACCTCATGGGCAAGGTCGGTCGACTCGGCAAGGTCCTGGGCCCCCGCGGCCTGATGCCGAACCCGAAGACCGGCACCGTGACGATGGACGTGGCCAAGGCCGTGTCCGAGATCAAGGGCGGCAAGATCGAGTTCCGCGTGGACAAGCACGCGAACCTGCACTTCATCATCGGCAAGGCGTCGTTCTCCGACGTCGCGCTGGTCGAGAACTACGCCGCGGCGCTCGACGAGGTCCTCCGGCTCAAGCCGGCGTCCTCGAAGGGCCGCTACATCACCAAGGCGTTCGTCACCACGACGATGGGCCCGAGCATCCCGCTCGACCAGAACAAGACGCGCAACCTCACGGTGGAGGACACCGACGAGGCGTGA
- the rplK gene encoding 50S ribosomal protein L11 — protein MPPKKKVSGLIKLQINAGAATPAPPIGPALGQHGVNIMEFCKAYNAATESQRGNVIPVEITVYEDRSFTFITKTPPAAELIKKAAGVAKGSPTPHTVKVATLTQAQVREIAQTKLEDLNANDIEAASKIVAGTARSMGIKVEG, from the coding sequence ATGCCCCCCAAGAAGAAGGTCTCCGGCCTCATCAAGCTCCAGATCAACGCTGGTGCTGCGACGCCGGCGCCGCCGATCGGCCCCGCGCTGGGTCAGCACGGCGTCAACATCATGGAGTTCTGCAAGGCCTACAACGCGGCGACCGAGTCGCAGCGCGGCAACGTCATCCCGGTCGAGATCACGGTGTACGAGGACCGCTCGTTCACCTTCATCACGAAGACGCCGCCGGCCGCTGAGCTGATCAAGAAGGCCGCGGGCGTCGCCAAGGGCTCGCCCACGCCGCACACGGTCAAGGTCGCGACGCTCACGCAGGCGCAGGTCCGCGAGATCGCCCAGACCAAGCTCGAGGACCTCAACGCCAACGACATCGAGGCCGCGTCCAAGATCGTCGCCGGCACCGCCCGTTCCATGGGCATCAAGGTCGAGGGCTGA
- the nusG gene encoding transcription termination/antitermination protein NusG: MSQESLEPTEQDETVVVDAPDGDELALSADEPVEADETVDADETESQDGADEPVETDEPAAEEASDADDDEDVDPVAAFKAELRRQPGDWYVIHSYAGYENRVKANLENRTQSLNMEDYIHQVEVPMEEVVEIKNAQRKTVRRVRIPGYVLVRMDLTDESWGAVRHTPGVTGFVGHTHQPVPLTLDEVYSMLAPSLAPATEKARTATAAPTIAVDFTVGESVTVTDGPFDTLPATISEINAEQQKLKVLVSIFGRETPVELSFGQVAKI; encoded by the coding sequence GTGTCGCAGGAGTCGCTGGAGCCCACCGAGCAGGACGAGACCGTCGTGGTCGACGCGCCCGACGGTGACGAGCTCGCCCTGTCCGCGGACGAGCCGGTCGAGGCCGACGAGACCGTCGACGCCGACGAGACCGAGTCGCAGGACGGGGCTGACGAGCCCGTCGAGACCGACGAGCCCGCCGCCGAGGAGGCGTCCGACGCCGACGACGACGAGGACGTCGACCCCGTCGCCGCGTTCAAGGCCGAGCTGCGGCGCCAGCCCGGCGACTGGTACGTCATCCACTCCTACGCGGGCTACGAGAACCGCGTGAAGGCCAACCTGGAGAACCGCACCCAGAGCCTGAACATGGAGGACTACATCCACCAGGTGGAGGTCCCCATGGAGGAGGTCGTGGAGATCAAGAACGCGCAGCGCAAGACCGTGCGCCGCGTCCGGATCCCCGGCTACGTGCTCGTGCGGATGGACCTCACGGACGAGTCGTGGGGCGCCGTGCGCCACACGCCCGGTGTCACCGGCTTCGTCGGCCACACGCACCAGCCGGTCCCGCTGACCCTCGACGAGGTCTACTCGATGCTCGCGCCGTCCCTGGCGCCCGCCACCGAGAAGGCCCGCACCGCCACGGCGGCGCCGACCATCGCGGTGGACTTCACGGTCGGCGAGTCCGTCACCGTCACCGACGGCCCCTTCGACACGCTCCCGGCGACGATCTCCGAGATCAACGCCGAGCAGCAGAAGCTCAAGGTGCTCGTCTCCATCTTCGGCCGGGAGACCCCGGTCGAGCTGTCGTTCGGCCAGGTCGCCAAGATCTGA
- the secE gene encoding preprotein translocase subunit SecE translates to MSESARAAASGAEGTGGGTSRPPRGRDQERRGLFARIALFVRQVVAELKKVVRPTRAELLRYTAVVLVFVAVVMAFVTLVDLGVGTLVGWVFGG, encoded by the coding sequence GTGAGCGAATCCGCACGCGCGGCCGCGTCCGGTGCCGAGGGCACCGGCGGCGGCACCTCGCGTCCGCCGCGCGGACGCGACCAGGAGCGCCGCGGCCTGTTCGCACGCATCGCGCTCTTCGTCCGTCAGGTCGTCGCGGAGCTGAAGAAGGTCGTCCGGCCCACCCGTGCCGAGCTGCTGCGCTACACCGCCGTCGTCCTGGTCTTCGTCGCGGTCGTCATGGCGTTCGTGACGCTGGTCGACCTGGGCGTGGGCACGCTGGTCGGCTGGGTGTTCGGCGGCTGA